A genomic region of Salinibacter pepae contains the following coding sequences:
- a CDS encoding cupin domain-containing protein, with protein sequence MHAGSLREKLEQFDEQWAPRIVAAVNDQHVKLARLEGPFDWHHHDGADEFFLVLHGRLVIEFRDAEDRRLNAGDFCVVPSGTDHRPVAPEGEAHVLLVEPAATRNTGNLDTDRTVEDPEWI encoded by the coding sequence ATGCACGCCGGAAGCCTCCGCGAGAAGCTGGAGCAGTTCGACGAACAGTGGGCGCCCCGCATCGTTGCGGCAGTGAACGACCAACACGTCAAGCTCGCCAGGCTGGAGGGGCCGTTCGACTGGCACCACCACGACGGCGCCGACGAGTTTTTTCTCGTCCTCCATGGGCGACTAGTGATCGAGTTTCGGGACGCGGAGGATCGGCGGCTCAACGCGGGCGACTTTTGCGTCGTCCCGAGCGGCACCGACCACCGACCGGTCGCCCCCGAGGGGGAGGCGCACGTGCTCCTCGTGGAGCCCGCCGCCACCCGCAACACCGGGAATCTCGACACCGACCGCACGGTTGAGGATCCCGAATGGATTTGA
- a CDS encoding ABC transporter ATP-binding protein — MPESESTSEEPSLRPERLWTSLRRILRLGWPYRARLVGAVVLTVVGAAVALVVPLGLRELVDAVFQQENRALLDLLTLVLIGLFLARSAAAFGGKYLLGWTGERVVADLRKKVYRHLHRQSLRFFTDRRTGDLTSRLTNDVGSVRSAVTDALPNFLTQSLSLVGSVALMVVLNWRLSLIIFLIVPAVTGFAIYFGRKIRTLARDIQDRLADTTAVAEEALASVRVVKAFARSDYEVDRYNEAVEDLFGTARYRVVVTALFESTVGLLFFAALVAIFWYGGIEVLAGRLTEGDLVAFVFYAFNIARSVSSMSQLYSTFNSAAGATERLFDLLDTEPHLRDAPDAVDLPPIDGRVRLDDVTFAYDEGQPVLKDLSLDVAAGETVALVGPSGAGKSTLMSLIPRFYAPQEGRVRVDDHDLRRVTRRSLRAQIASVSQEVHLFNATIGENIRYGRLDASDEAVAEAARAANAHDFIVDLPDGYDAEVGERGVKLSGGQRQRVAIARALLRDARLLLLDEATSSLDSASEALVQEALERLMEGRTTFIIAHRLSTVQTADRLFVLDDGRIVQRGTHAELMEAGGLYRRLASYQFRAPSAVEG, encoded by the coding sequence ATGCCGGAGTCCGAGTCCACGTCCGAAGAGCCGTCGCTCCGCCCCGAGCGGCTGTGGACGTCCCTCCGGCGCATCCTTCGCCTCGGGTGGCCCTACCGGGCCCGCCTCGTCGGGGCCGTGGTGCTCACCGTGGTGGGGGCGGCGGTGGCGCTCGTCGTGCCGCTGGGCCTGCGCGAGCTCGTAGACGCAGTCTTTCAGCAAGAGAACCGGGCCCTGCTCGACCTTCTCACCCTGGTGCTGATCGGCCTCTTCCTGGCCCGCTCCGCGGCGGCCTTTGGGGGCAAGTACCTGCTGGGGTGGACCGGCGAGCGCGTGGTTGCGGACCTGCGCAAGAAGGTGTACCGGCACCTCCACCGGCAGAGCCTGCGGTTCTTTACCGACCGCCGGACGGGCGACCTCACCTCGCGTCTCACCAACGACGTAGGCTCGGTGCGGAGCGCGGTGACGGACGCGCTTCCCAACTTCCTGACCCAGTCGCTCTCGCTGGTGGGGTCGGTGGCGCTCATGGTGGTGCTCAACTGGCGCCTCAGCCTCATCATCTTCCTCATCGTGCCGGCCGTCACCGGGTTTGCGATCTACTTCGGGCGCAAGATTCGGACGCTCGCCCGCGACATCCAGGACCGGCTGGCCGACACGACGGCCGTGGCGGAGGAGGCCCTTGCGTCCGTCCGCGTCGTCAAGGCGTTTGCGCGGTCCGACTACGAGGTGGACCGCTACAACGAGGCGGTGGAGGACCTCTTCGGCACGGCGCGCTACCGCGTGGTCGTGACGGCCCTGTTCGAGTCGACGGTGGGGCTGCTCTTCTTCGCCGCCCTCGTGGCGATCTTCTGGTACGGCGGCATCGAGGTGCTGGCTGGGCGGCTCACGGAGGGGGACCTCGTGGCGTTCGTGTTTTACGCCTTCAACATCGCGCGGAGCGTGAGCAGCATGTCGCAGCTCTACTCCACGTTTAACAGCGCCGCGGGGGCCACGGAGCGCCTGTTCGACCTGCTCGACACCGAGCCCCACCTCCGCGACGCCCCGGACGCCGTCGACCTGCCCCCGATCGACGGCCGGGTGCGCCTCGACGACGTGACCTTCGCCTACGACGAGGGCCAGCCGGTGCTCAAGGACCTCTCGCTCGACGTGGCGGCGGGCGAGACGGTCGCCCTCGTGGGGCCGAGCGGTGCGGGCAAGTCGACCCTCATGAGCCTGATCCCTCGCTTCTACGCCCCCCAGGAGGGGCGTGTCCGCGTCGACGACCATGACCTGCGCCGCGTCACGCGGCGGTCCCTGCGTGCCCAGATCGCGTCCGTCTCGCAGGAGGTGCACCTCTTCAACGCCACCATCGGGGAGAACATCCGCTACGGGCGGCTCGACGCGTCCGACGAGGCGGTGGCCGAGGCGGCCCGCGCCGCCAACGCGCACGACTTCATCGTGGACCTGCCCGACGGCTACGACGCCGAGGTGGGCGAGCGGGGCGTGAAGCTGAGTGGGGGGCAGCGCCAGCGCGTCGCCATCGCCCGGGCCCTGCTGCGCGACGCGCGCCTGCTGCTCTTGGACGAGGCCACCTCGTCCCTCGACTCCGCCTCGGAGGCGCTCGTGCAGGAGGCCCTGGAGCGGCTCATGGAGGGGCGCACCACGTTCATCATCGCGCATCGCCTCTCCACCGTCCAGACGGCCGACCGCCTCTTCGTGCTCGACGACGGCCGCATCGTGCAGCGCGGCACGCATGCGGAGCTGATGGAGGCAGGCGGGCTCTATCGGCGCCTCGCGTCGTATCAGTTTCGGGCGCCGAGTGCGGTGGAGGGGTGA
- a CDS encoding DUF5686 and carboxypeptidase-like regulatory domain-containing protein, whose translation MARRTALRLFYLVLLPLLPLAVGPTAAHAQDTTAALLEGRVVDAETGDPLPQANLRIADTYQGTITNVDGQYTLALDSLPATVVVRYVGYESARRRITTDTPPRQTFRLAPSTVQMDEVQVTGSGNPGETIMRRVIENKQAWWPALKRYSVEAYNRFTLANDTAIVAVAESQTTAFWDAERGTREVVRSQRGTANLQGIAESALPAAATVLNLYEDNVGVFGNQMVGVTHPDALDYYDFTLDTTRAIDGRQAFRIEVEPANRLSSTFRGTVTVLDSAYALLEAQLRPTPSLSTSRVLKEVDITFEQQFSNFGGPYWLPVDFRARRDLDVQLSALISLSDIRIRQVSRLNEYQINEPLPDSLYGADGETDEVAVRADSTVGIPALSSAQPDSLEGGPFVPYSQDEQTAYEQIDSTDTVQDAFDPGGLYGWLQDLGLVEEGGISFGGDADETAASDTTDGAGDEATASFVDVEGGLPILRFNRVEGGHVGLRLDLGVGPLAVTGRGGYNTGPSGSTQWSYGGDATLPLGDNTTLSAGYHYGIEPRYRARSRIAPLWARLSNSLWTLAGAPDYFDYFGNERLHVSVRHAFSSPNLGLALRLRNERHFSVAKSTDYNALGRSVTQPVNPAVGDGWLRSVALTATLGDGGLLGVLPINRLQGSVEHSDPGLAASDFDFTRVEAVADARIETFFQRRFRPNALDLRIDAGASFGALPLQRFGVIEASPQPYTPFGALRTLDDRPYQGEHHVALFWEHNFRTVPFELLGWQAPVEQDIELLLHGGHGRTWIDDGTEQRLQRRGTAVQRADGFHHEVGLSVNGLLEDTLRLDLTKRLDASGLSVGVSLLRFW comes from the coding sequence ATGGCCCGACGCACCGCCCTGCGTCTTTTCTACCTTGTCCTACTGCCCCTTCTCCCGCTGGCAGTCGGCCCGACCGCCGCCCACGCGCAGGACACAACCGCCGCCCTCCTGGAGGGACGCGTGGTGGACGCGGAGACCGGCGACCCCCTGCCGCAGGCCAATCTCCGCATCGCGGACACGTACCAGGGCACCATCACGAACGTGGACGGGCAGTACACCCTGGCGCTCGACAGCCTGCCGGCCACCGTCGTCGTGCGCTACGTCGGCTATGAGTCCGCCCGCCGCCGCATCACTACCGACACGCCGCCGCGGCAGACCTTTCGCCTAGCGCCCTCGACCGTGCAGATGGACGAGGTCCAGGTGACGGGCTCCGGAAACCCCGGCGAGACCATCATGCGGCGCGTGATTGAGAACAAGCAGGCGTGGTGGCCGGCGCTCAAACGCTATTCGGTGGAGGCGTACAACCGGTTCACGCTGGCCAATGACACGGCGATTGTCGCCGTGGCCGAAAGCCAGACCACCGCGTTCTGGGACGCGGAGCGGGGCACCCGAGAGGTGGTGCGCTCCCAGCGCGGCACCGCCAACCTGCAGGGCATTGCCGAGTCGGCCCTCCCCGCCGCCGCGACGGTCCTCAACCTGTACGAGGACAACGTCGGGGTCTTCGGGAATCAGATGGTCGGCGTCACCCACCCGGACGCGCTCGACTACTACGACTTTACGCTCGACACCACGCGCGCCATCGACGGACGGCAGGCCTTCCGCATCGAGGTGGAGCCGGCCAATCGCCTCTCGTCCACGTTCCGGGGCACCGTGACGGTGCTCGACAGCGCCTACGCCCTGCTCGAAGCCCAACTCCGCCCCACCCCCTCGCTGAGCACGTCGCGGGTGCTAAAGGAGGTCGATATCACCTTCGAGCAGCAATTCTCCAACTTCGGCGGGCCGTACTGGCTGCCCGTCGACTTCCGGGCCCGCCGCGACCTAGACGTGCAGTTGTCCGCGCTTATTTCGCTCTCCGACATTCGCATTCGTCAGGTCAGCCGCCTGAACGAGTATCAGATCAACGAGCCGCTTCCCGATTCGCTCTACGGCGCCGACGGCGAGACCGACGAGGTCGCGGTGCGTGCCGATAGCACAGTGGGCATTCCGGCCCTTTCCAGCGCCCAGCCCGACTCGCTGGAGGGCGGCCCGTTCGTGCCGTACTCGCAGGACGAGCAGACGGCGTACGAGCAGATCGACAGCACCGATACGGTGCAGGACGCATTCGACCCGGGCGGGCTCTACGGATGGCTTCAAGACCTCGGTCTCGTCGAGGAGGGAGGGATCAGCTTTGGAGGGGACGCGGACGAGACGGCCGCGTCCGACACGACGGATGGGGCCGGCGACGAGGCAACTGCCTCGTTCGTCGACGTAGAGGGCGGGCTTCCGATTCTTCGCTTCAACCGCGTGGAGGGGGGGCACGTTGGCCTGCGACTCGACCTCGGCGTCGGGCCGCTCGCCGTCACGGGGCGGGGCGGCTACAACACCGGCCCGTCGGGATCCACGCAGTGGTCGTACGGGGGCGACGCCACCCTGCCATTGGGCGACAATACGACCCTGTCCGCCGGGTACCACTACGGCATCGAGCCGCGCTACCGGGCCCGCTCCCGCATCGCCCCGCTCTGGGCACGCCTCTCAAACAGCCTCTGGACGCTCGCAGGGGCGCCGGACTACTTCGACTACTTCGGCAATGAGCGCCTCCACGTGTCCGTCCGGCACGCTTTCTCCAGTCCCAACCTGGGCCTCGCCCTCCGGCTTCGCAACGAGCGCCACTTCTCCGTCGCGAAGAGCACAGACTACAATGCCCTCGGCCGCTCCGTCACGCAGCCGGTGAACCCCGCGGTGGGGGACGGCTGGTTGCGGTCGGTCGCGCTCACCGCCACGCTGGGCGACGGCGGGCTGCTCGGCGTTCTCCCGATCAACCGCCTGCAGGGGTCCGTGGAGCACAGCGATCCAGGGCTTGCGGCGAGCGACTTCGACTTCACGCGAGTGGAGGCGGTGGCCGATGCCCGCATCGAAACCTTCTTCCAGCGCCGCTTCCGTCCCAACGCGTTGGATCTTCGGATCGACGCCGGGGCGTCGTTCGGGGCCCTCCCCCTACAGCGCTTCGGCGTGATCGAGGCGAGCCCGCAGCCCTACACGCCGTTCGGGGCGCTCCGCACGCTCGACGATCGCCCGTACCAGGGCGAGCACCACGTGGCCCTGTTCTGGGAGCACAACTTCCGCACGGTGCCCTTCGAGCTCCTTGGGTGGCAGGCGCCGGTCGAGCAGGACATTGAGCTCCTCCTGCACGGCGGCCACGGGCGCACCTGGATTGACGACGGCACCGAGCAGCGGCTTCAACGGCGCGGCACGGCGGTTCAACGGGCGGACGGATTCCACCACGAGGTGGGCCTCTCGGTCAACGGCCTGCTTGAGGATACCCTGCGCCTCGACCTCACCAAGCGGCTCGACGCGTCCGGCCTGAGCGTCGGCGTGAGTCTGCTGCGGTTCTGGTAG
- a CDS encoding ABC transporter ATP-binding protein, whose protein sequence is MEALAANGAPTNASDRALIEVNGLKKRYMMGSQEVWALDGVTLSIEEGDYVAVMGPSGSGKSTFMNMLGCLDTPTSGTYHLRGEDVSTFSDDELAEIRNHEIGFVFQTFNLLPRVNCLRNAELPLIYAGMSKRDRRERAAEALRSVGLGDRLDHRPNELSGGQRQRVATARALVNRPALLLADEPTGNLDTETGDEIMELLEGLHRQGNTILLVTHEKAIAHHARRVIHLRDGKLEREETVEEPALAGADISIG, encoded by the coding sequence ATGGAAGCACTCGCCGCCAACGGGGCCCCGACCAACGCGTCGGACCGGGCCCTCATCGAAGTGAACGGGCTGAAGAAGCGATACATGATGGGGAGCCAGGAAGTGTGGGCGCTCGATGGCGTCACGCTCTCGATCGAAGAAGGCGACTACGTGGCCGTCATGGGGCCCTCCGGCTCGGGGAAGTCGACGTTCATGAATATGCTCGGGTGCCTCGACACGCCCACGAGCGGCACCTATCACCTCCGGGGCGAGGACGTGAGCACGTTCTCCGACGATGAGCTCGCGGAGATCCGCAACCACGAGATTGGGTTCGTCTTTCAGACGTTCAACCTGCTGCCCCGCGTCAACTGCCTGCGCAACGCCGAGCTGCCGCTCATCTACGCCGGCATGTCGAAGCGCGACCGGCGCGAGCGGGCGGCGGAGGCGCTCCGCAGCGTGGGGCTCGGCGACCGCCTGGACCACCGCCCCAACGAGCTGTCGGGGGGGCAGCGCCAGCGCGTGGCGACGGCCCGGGCCCTCGTGAACCGCCCCGCGCTCCTGCTGGCCGACGAGCCGACTGGCAACCTCGACACCGAGACCGGCGACGAGATCATGGAGCTCCTGGAGGGGCTCCACCGGCAGGGCAATACCATTCTGCTCGTGACCCACGAGAAGGCCATCGCCCATCACGCCCGCCGCGTCATCCACCTCCGCGACGGAAAGCTGGAGCGCGAGGAAACGGTGGAGGAACCGGCGCTGGCGGGCGCGGACATCTCGATTGGATAG
- a CDS encoding efflux RND transporter periplasmic adaptor subunit produces MASSKSTSNRMLYAGGGLLLVLLVAGGLGWQLGWFGGGERGLQVESERAERRTITEVVTAFGRAQPEVEVEISPDVSGEIVELPVKEGDVVQQGDLLARLKADDYRAAVERAEAGVSEAKATLAQRKADSVQARRTYDRQKKLYEKEVVSASDFEDAKSTYEQAVAQLRAARFRVESARADLQDAREQLQKTRIYAPMSGTLTRLEVEEGERVVGTQQRAGTEMMRVSRLGQMELEVDVNEGDVVNVASRDSATIEFDAHPDRSFQGAVTEIANSARIQNEGSQNEVTNFPVTIRVLDNPNTGLTSGDEGAIARPEVPREGARSPVIRPGMSGAVDIYTETAEEAVAVPIQAVTVRDFAKTRSGDASGAAAQGDGAVEDLRRVVFVAAGDSARMVEVNTGIADDTYMEITAGLEGGETVITGPYSAVSRELEPGMKIQTGDEGGPSGETIAMTQ; encoded by the coding sequence ATGGCCTCCTCGAAGAGCACCTCGAATCGCATGTTGTACGCGGGCGGCGGCCTGCTGCTCGTCCTCCTCGTTGCTGGGGGCCTCGGGTGGCAACTGGGGTGGTTTGGCGGCGGTGAGCGCGGCCTGCAGGTCGAGTCGGAGCGGGCCGAGCGCCGCACCATCACCGAGGTGGTGACGGCCTTCGGCCGCGCCCAGCCCGAGGTGGAGGTCGAGATCAGCCCCGACGTGTCGGGGGAGATCGTGGAGCTCCCCGTGAAGGAGGGCGACGTGGTGCAGCAGGGCGACCTGCTCGCCCGCCTCAAGGCCGACGATTACCGGGCCGCCGTGGAGCGGGCCGAGGCGGGCGTCTCGGAGGCGAAGGCCACCCTCGCCCAGCGCAAGGCCGACTCGGTGCAGGCCCGCCGCACCTACGACCGACAGAAGAAGTTGTACGAGAAGGAGGTCGTCTCGGCGAGCGACTTTGAGGACGCCAAGTCCACGTACGAGCAGGCCGTGGCGCAGCTGCGGGCGGCGCGCTTCCGGGTCGAGAGCGCGCGGGCCGACCTGCAGGACGCCCGCGAGCAGCTCCAGAAGACCCGCATCTACGCCCCCATGTCGGGCACGCTCACGCGGCTCGAAGTGGAGGAGGGCGAGCGCGTGGTGGGGACCCAGCAGCGGGCCGGAACCGAAATGATGCGCGTGTCGCGGCTCGGGCAGATGGAGCTGGAGGTGGACGTCAACGAGGGCGACGTGGTGAACGTTGCGTCACGGGACTCCGCCACGATCGAGTTCGACGCGCACCCCGACCGTTCCTTCCAGGGGGCCGTCACGGAGATCGCCAACTCGGCCCGCATCCAGAACGAGGGAAGCCAGAACGAGGTGACCAATTTCCCCGTCACGATCCGGGTGCTCGACAACCCCAACACCGGGCTTACGAGCGGCGATGAGGGCGCCATTGCGCGCCCCGAGGTCCCACGCGAGGGCGCACGCTCGCCGGTGATTCGCCCCGGCATGAGTGGGGCGGTCGACATCTACACCGAGACCGCGGAGGAGGCGGTGGCCGTGCCCATCCAGGCCGTCACCGTGCGCGACTTCGCCAAGACGCGTTCCGGCGACGCGTCCGGCGCGGCCGCACAGGGCGACGGGGCGGTGGAGGACCTGCGCCGCGTCGTGTTCGTGGCGGCGGGCGACTCGGCCCGGATGGTGGAGGTGAACACCGGCATCGCCGACGACACGTACATGGAAATTACGGCCGGCCTGGAGGGGGGCGAGACGGTCATCACCGGGCCGTACAGTGCCGTCAGCCGCGAGCTGGAGCCCGGGATGAAGATCCAAACCGGCGACGAGGGCGGCCCGTCGGGCGAAACCATCGCCATGACCCAGTAG
- a CDS encoding TolC family protein, with amino-acid sequence MRRLPLFRPVSAGLSLLAVLLAFGVAPATAQMQPPQDTTQVTFDEAVRTALDQNTNIKRAQAQARQSNVQVRSEWMDFAPNLSIDSDVTRRVGRNFSQVTGDFTTQSTDFFNLSGRSSITLFNGFENISSLRGAREQAGADQTNLKRTRREVVFDVMDRFIALVESREIVRVRREQVAAQRQRLRQIEQFVEAGSRPESDLFTAEADLADAEQQLLQGKREREVTQTRLIQTLQLNPREAYDFRVPDLEGATLDSSRQELPALIDEAFRKRLDLRVAEAERRAAEQGVRSARSAYYPTLSLSGSYGTDWSSRGVAGNASDDFANQLDVNRGGGLSLSISIPLFDRLQRSNQVEQAQVQAQDAEYALQDQRQEIALQVRQSYLDYRNAVQQLEAANKRLRAAERARTAAQERYELGSADIVELQNAIRDYVDAASQQVRARYELFFQQKRIDYNVGRLSPSAPLLGAPAEP; translated from the coding sequence ATGCGACGACTTCCCCTCTTCCGTCCCGTCTCGGCTGGGCTGAGCCTCCTCGCCGTCCTCCTCGCGTTCGGGGTCGCCCCGGCGACCGCGCAGATGCAGCCGCCGCAAGACACCACGCAGGTCACGTTCGACGAGGCGGTGCGCACCGCCCTCGACCAGAACACCAACATCAAGCGGGCCCAGGCCCAGGCCCGGCAGTCCAACGTGCAGGTGCGGTCCGAGTGGATGGACTTTGCGCCCAATCTGAGTATCGATTCGGACGTCACGCGGCGCGTCGGGCGCAACTTTAGTCAGGTGACGGGCGATTTCACCACGCAGTCGACGGACTTTTTCAACCTGAGCGGCCGGTCGAGCATCACGCTCTTCAACGGGTTCGAGAACATTTCCTCCCTCCGGGGGGCCCGCGAGCAGGCGGGGGCGGACCAGACCAACCTGAAGCGCACGCGGCGGGAGGTCGTGTTCGACGTGATGGACCGGTTCATTGCGCTGGTCGAGAGCCGCGAGATCGTGCGGGTGCGGCGGGAGCAGGTGGCGGCCCAGCGCCAGCGCCTCCGGCAGATTGAGCAGTTCGTGGAGGCGGGCTCCCGGCCCGAGTCGGACCTGTTCACCGCCGAGGCCGACCTGGCCGATGCCGAGCAGCAGCTCCTGCAGGGGAAGCGGGAGCGGGAGGTCACCCAGACCCGGCTCATCCAGACCCTCCAGCTCAACCCCCGGGAGGCCTACGACTTCCGCGTGCCCGATTTGGAGGGGGCAACCCTGGACTCCAGCCGGCAGGAGCTGCCCGCCCTGATCGACGAGGCGTTCCGGAAGCGCCTGGACCTGCGCGTGGCGGAGGCCGAGCGGCGGGCGGCCGAACAGGGCGTCCGGTCTGCGCGGTCGGCCTACTACCCCACCCTGTCGCTGAGCGGAAGCTACGGGACGGACTGGTCGAGCAGGGGGGTGGCGGGAAATGCGAGCGACGACTTCGCCAACCAGCTCGACGTAAACCGGGGCGGCGGCCTCTCGCTGTCCATCAGCATTCCCCTCTTCGACCGGCTCCAGCGCAGCAACCAGGTGGAGCAGGCCCAGGTGCAGGCGCAGGACGCCGAGTATGCGCTCCAGGACCAGCGCCAGGAGATTGCCCTGCAGGTGCGGCAGTCGTACCTCGACTACCGGAATGCGGTGCAGCAGCTGGAGGCGGCGAACAAGCGCCTCCGGGCCGCCGAGCGGGCCCGCACGGCCGCCCAGGAGCGCTACGAGCTCGGGTCCGCCGACATCGTGGAGCTGCAGAATGCGATTCGCGACTACGTCGATGCGGCCAGCCAGCAGGTGCGGGCCCGATACGAGCTCTTCTTCCAGCAGAAGCGGATCGACTACAATGTGGGACGGCTCTCCCCGTCTGCGCCCCTCCTGGGCGCGCCGGCCGAGCCGTAG